The genome window GGGCCTCCATATGTTGACATACTATACTTGATGACTCCAAAAGGAATGAGAAAATGCTGCCACAAAAAAGTCTACAACACAAATGATCTAGTTACCTGTTCTTTATCTCCCCTGCCATGGTCATGAATGCCTTCTCCACATTTGTTGCATCCTTGGCACTAGTCTCAAGGAATGGTATTCCGATGTCATCAGCAAGGGCCTATGATGACAAGCAACATGCAGCCAATTTAACTATCATCCCGGTTGAAAGAAGCATGTCCAGTAAAAGTAATTAATGCAGAGAAATATTACCTTGCCAGCCTCGTAAGAAACTACTCTGTTCTCAGCCAGGTCACACTTGTTCCCCACCAAAAGCTTGTTCACATTTTCACTGGCATACCTATCAATTTCATTCAGCCACTGCTTGACATTGTTAAAGCTCTCCTGGTCAGTTACATCATACACAACCTATAGAAATACAAAAGTTTAAACAAGACTCAGATTAACAAAGATGAGATAATAGCAGATAGGAAAAAaacgaaataagaaaaagaaagctCACAATAATGCCATGAGCTCCACGGTAGTAGCTGCTTGTGATGGTCCTAAAGCGTTCTTGGCCAGCAGTATCCCACTAAATCAGAAGAATGTGGAGAAACATAAGTGTCAAAGCTTCTAACTGTTAGGAAATGTAACCTTCACTACAGTTGATTACTTACAATCTGTAGCT of Zea mays cultivar B73 chromosome 8, Zm-B73-REFERENCE-NAM-5.0, whole genome shotgun sequence contains these proteins:
- the LOC100191848 gene encoding Ras protein RIC1, with the translated sequence MNPEYDYLFKLLLIGDSGVGKSCLLLRFADDSYLESYISTIGVDFKIRTVEQDGKTIKLQIWDTAGQERFRTITSSYYRGAHGIIVVYDVTDQESFNNVKQWLNEIDRYASENVNKLLVGNKCDLAENRVVSYEAGKALADDIGIPFLETSAKDATNVEKAFMTMAGEIKNRMASQPAASGASRPATVQMRGQPVSQQSSCCS